Proteins encoded within one genomic window of Mya arenaria isolate MELC-2E11 chromosome 13, ASM2691426v1:
- the LOC128214898 gene encoding uncharacterized protein LOC128214898 yields the protein MLLRNIILIYFILLIVNIRVVHPRIITTSKWQQTTHSLPHLDSADSEADLITGVTDISTESDLKQVDDNEKESYTYEANDITENSPTIQSTFENEQETKLFEKSLINKITDGDYFENPRGKIKVLPSYVNVLFSALGEDDQRARISTGGHTPDVIIRTYRGKYRRWEDGQRIVFENLNLVASSRIELVFVMKNFNDTNVDLAEQFTVFIDVKAEATQEEHKVFQFQEYLIFDISFVKSSLNVLTIRSYFQTQDSRVRILHSFEPLLVVYENLKDNPLLVQPGREKRDAGSHFKNINEQVSYDVLDDTFFACRRRPWTLQLDTFSWHWLLLPEHYDAGKCTGTCEFPLTDNLNSTSYSYIKNIWHEVTGHIDFNVPTAHCVPISYYPQSLWYLDRQGDVVFRQIAEMRVAYCGCI from the exons ATGTTATTgcgaaacattattttgatttattttattttactaataGTGAACATACGAGTTGTGCACCCACGGATAATTACAACATCGAAATGGCAACAAACGACCCATTCTTTACCTCATTTAGACAGTGCTGACAGTGAAGCAGACTTAATCACTGGAGTAACCGATATATCAACAGAAAGTGATTTAAAACAGGTCGATGATAACGAGAAAGAAAGCTACACCTACGAAGCCAACGACATCACTGAAAATTCGCCCACCATACAATCTACctttgaaaatgaacaagaaacaaaattgtttgaaaaatctttaataaacaaaattaccgACGGAGATTACTTTGAGAATCCACGAGGGAAAATCAAAGTTCTACCAAGTTATGTTAACGTATTATTCTCGGCATTGGGGGAGGACGATCAGCGGGCAAGAATATCAACAGGCGGGCACACACCAGATGTAATCATCCGGACCTACAGGGGAAAATACA GGCGATGGGAAGATGGACAGAGAATTGTGTTTGAGAATCTAAACTTAGTTGCGTCGTCACGCATAGAACTGGTGTTTGTAATGAAGAACTTCAACGATACAAATGTTGATCTAGCCGAACAGTTTACAGTGTTCATAGATGTAAAAGCAg AAGCAACGCAGGAAGAACACAAGGTCTTCCAGTTCCAAGAATACCTCATTTTCGACATATCATTTGTCAAAAGCTCCCTAAATGTTCTTACAATACGGAGTTACTTTCAAACTCAGGATTCTCGAGTTCGGATTTTACACAGCTTTGAACCACTACTCGTGGTTTACGAAAACCTAAAAGACAACCCTTTGCTGGTACAGCCAGGCAGAGAGAAAAGGGATGCTGGTAgccattttaaaaacataaatgagcAAGTTAGCTATGATGTTTTGGATGACACGTTCTTTGCTTGTCGTCGACGACCTTGGACTTTACAACTCGATACCTTCAGTTGGCATTGGTTACTTTTGCCCGAACACTACGACGCTGGAAAGTGCACGGGAACATGTGAGTTTCCCCTGACAGATAACCTGAATAGCACCAGTTActcttatattaaaaatatttggcaCGAGGTGACGGGACATATAGACTTCAATGTGCCTACCGCGCATTGCGTGCCAATCAGTTATTATCCACAGTCGTTATGGTACTTGGATCGTCAAGGTGACGTTGTTTTCCGACAAATAGCAGAAATGAGAGTAGCATATTGTGGCTGCATTTAA